CGAGGTACTCATCGGGCTAGTCGACGAAGATTGGCGCGAGCCCCACGGAGTTGTTCCGGTCGCGTACCTCCCACAGCGCGTCCGGGACGAACGAGGGGAGGACGAGTTCGTTTCAGATCCTTCGTAGAGAGCACTGTAAAGCGCTCGATGACTTGGGCTCCGAGGTAGTGAACTCATCACTGGAGACGAACCATTCGCGGCATGTAAAATAATTCGTGGTAGACATCCAGATATGAACCTCCATTCTATTAAATTGCCACTAAATTATTACAAGTATTTAAGAGTCCTGGGGCCGTAACGAATAAGTGAACAATCAAACCATCGACTCACACCCGAGAGAAAGTAAAATCTCGTCCAACGGTACAGAGCCGGAATCAACTGGTCTTGGGAGCTCCGACTGGAAGATTCGATTCGTTGATATCGACGGTACAGAAGGGAGAATCACGAACTCGAAAACCGTTATCTACGACGGAGCCTACAGAGATGAAGTTCGGTCGTTTCTGAATGAAAAACGGGGAAGCTACCTTTCAGACACCGATCAAAGCCATCTCCTCATAGACCTCTACGCGTCACTTCCTCTCAAAGAGATCGAAGCCCAGCAAACCACGGTGGAGGAACACTAGCCTACCTGCTATGGTGATTGATTCTGATCCCACAGACAGCGAGGCACAGCTAATCGAGTACGCCCGCCGAACGGACGTCCCGATGAGTACCGAGTTGGTGGGCGCGATTACTGAAATCGACGGCAGAAAGCCGACAGAAATCGATCCGATTGGGTGGTCGATCGATCTAGATGCAGTCGATGCACTCACCGTAGATGAAAACGATGACCTTCGTATTACGTTCTCTACGAACGGGTATCAGGTGCAGATCGAGGGCTCACGTCGAATCCTCGTTCGAAAAGCCTCTCAGGAAGACTGAAGACTGCTACATATTCGCGGCCACTAATAGGGATCATCGTAGAAGTTCATAGATTTCCCAATTCGGGACCGAGAGACGGGGTCAGTTGATCGGCCACCGAGATCTCTGGGTGGCTACGATGATCCCTATGAATGGATGGATCGTGTCTATCGCTCAAAAGCCCGCTATCTCACTTGCGTCAGTAGTTCTGCGGAATCGTCCTGTTCGGACCTCACGAGGAGCGTGTTCGAATTGAGCGTGTGCTGTCCTCGTCGAAGTCGCTCCGAGAGCGACTGATGCGAGATCTCCATCTTCTCGGATAGATCCATGAGGGTAGCCTCTCGTGGGACTCTGTAGAAGCCGCGTTCGGTCGCGAGTGTGAGTGCCTCCGTTTGCTCCTCGGTCAGACCGAACCGGCCTGATCGCTTGTCGCTCATCTCGTAGATCGCGGCTACCGTGAGTGACATACCCTTGTCGTTCGCATACTTGAAGGTCTCCGAAACGGACGTTCGGGTTGGAAAGAGTACTCGTACGCTCCATCTATCGGACGTTGCATCCGCCGAGAGGACCGTCCCCTCGTATTCGACTAGTATTGTCATCAAGAAGTGAATGTTCTCGGTCCAGTTCATCCGATAGAGAAGCCACTCCTCCGTCTCGCTTATCCGCTCGAACGCTTCGACACTCGGATCCGTCTCGAGTGCCCGATCGAACGCCTCGAAATCGTCACATTCGACCCAGACGTACGGCATCACCGACCCTTCAGCCTGAGCAACGACACGCTCGATATCGAGTTCGATCCCGTCTCGCTCCGTGAGCGTCTGACTCATCGCGAAATCCTCGAGAGAGATCTCGAACTCAGCGATCGTTGCCATGGATTCCGGACACAGGCAAGTCGGAAATGGATATGGTAGACATTCAAACAGGTGAAGAGGGTGATCAAAGTGGAGATCTGTTGTAGGATGAAGATGCTCTGATATATTGGCTTAGCGAGTTTTGTGTGAGTGGTCATCACTTCCGATGTATCAGTTCTAGAATCTCGTTTCGGGCGTCATCGGCGGTATCGAAGGTCTCGGCGTCGCTTGTAGCGAGTACCTCGTCGAGAGATGTCCACCCCTCCTGTGTTTCGACCTCCCGGTCGCCATATGCGCTGATCAATTCATCCGATGTCGTCGGATAGTCATGGGCATCAAGTATCCTATCGAGCGTCCCGAGCTCTCTGTCTGGATCGTCGTGTATCGGTTCAGCTTCATCGCCTCGTTCGCGCGCCTCCTTGAGCTCGCGTTCTCGCTGACGTTGGTGCTCGTTATCGGCTTGCTTGTCACGGCCTCGTTTGTTGTCTGCCATCCATTACCCTAAAAGAGCAAGCGGGTTAACGGTGTGGTTGGAATCGGCCCAACCACCAAGCTTCTCTGCTAACCCGCGTTACAGTATCGATTCCGTCATTATGTCTTCTGTAGTAATCGATCCAGGATGGTGGAAAACAGAGTATATGATCCGCGGTCGATTCAGGCGACGTTCTGTACACGATGTAACGTTAGGATTACCTCAGGTGTGTTTGGGACGAAGAAACGGGGAATGCACCTGTGAACTAAGCATTGTTATTTTTATCATGTCACATATGAACCTGTTTCCAATTCAACACGCTATATTTAGACGCAGTCAGCGTCTGTTGATTACGCGGGAAAGCATCTTTTGGCTCGGCCGTTAACGGTACATATGGCTCCCGATGAGATCGACAATGTAGACAAAGGAATCATCTACCTGCTGCAGCAGGACGCCCGGAAGCGAACAGTCGCCGATATCGGTGAACAGGTCGGTGTCTCCTCCAGCACGGTCACCAATCGGATTGAGAGGCTACAAGAGCAGGGCGTTATCAAGGGGTATCACACAATCGTTGACTACACGAAAGCTGGACTCAGTCATCATCTGCTTGTAACTGCGACAGTCCCTATTCCAGAGAGAGAAGAACTAGCGAATGAAATTATGGACATATCCGGTGTCGTAAGCGTGCGGGAATTGTTATCAAACGTAGCGAATCTGTCGTTAGAACTGGTTGGGCACAGCCAAGAAGACATAGAGGAGAGCCTTACAGAACTGGATGCGCGGGGTGTTCATATAGAACGTGTAGAGATAATGAAACAGGAACGAGCCCAACCGTACAATCACTTTGGCCAAGAATTCGCTGAGGAGGATGATGTTGGTTGATTTCCAGACCGGTTTAAGTACCGCTGGTTATTGTTTAATATTCGACATGTTTAAGAAGGTCGGTAGGCTATAGGAGATATGAGCACTATTACGGCCGAAGTAGCTGATGAAAGTTATATCACTCAGGCAGTAATTGGGTCGATTGCCG
This region of Halalkalicoccus sp. CGA53 genomic DNA includes:
- a CDS encoding HalOD1 output domain-containing protein, yielding MSTELVGAITEIDGRKPTEIDPIGWSIDLDAVDALTVDENDDLRITFSTNGYQVQIEGSRRILVRKASQED
- a CDS encoding bacterio-opsin activator domain-containing protein, encoding MATIAEFEISLEDFAMSQTLTERDGIELDIERVVAQAEGSVMPYVWVECDDFEAFDRALETDPSVEAFERISETEEWLLYRMNWTENIHFLMTILVEYEGTVLSADATSDRWSVRVLFPTRTSVSETFKYANDKGMSLTVAAIYEMSDKRSGRFGLTEEQTEALTLATERGFYRVPREATLMDLSEKMEISHQSLSERLRRGQHTLNSNTLLVRSEQDDSAELLTQVR
- a CDS encoding DUF5789 family protein; the protein is MADNKRGRDKQADNEHQRQRERELKEARERGDEAEPIHDDPDRELGTLDRILDAHDYPTTSDELISAYGDREVETQEGWTSLDEVLATSDAETFDTADDARNEILELIHRK
- a CDS encoding Lrp/AsnC family transcriptional regulator, encoding MAPDEIDNVDKGIIYLLQQDARKRTVADIGEQVGVSSSTVTNRIERLQEQGVIKGYHTIVDYTKAGLSHHLLVTATVPIPEREELANEIMDISGVVSVRELLSNVANLSLELVGHSQEDIEESLTELDARGVHIERVEIMKQERAQPYNHFGQEFAEEDDVG